DNA from Parvularcula marina:
CTGACGCCCTGCGGTCCCGGCGTTGAGCGGATCGCCGAAGAAGCGAAAGAAACATGGCCGGACGCGAAGATCGAAATTCTTTCCTCTGACATGCTGATGGGGCCGGGCGCTGCCAAGTCGCTCCTTAAACGGATGACTGAAGGCGAGATCGATATTCTTGTCGCAACGCAGGCCGCCGCCAAGGGGCACAATTTCCCGAACCTCACCCTCGTTGCGGCGGTCGATGCCGATCTTGGCCTTGCGGGCGGTGATCTGCGCGCCGCCGAGCGGACTTTCCAGACCCTGTCACAGGTTTCTGGCCGAGCTGGCCGTGCCGCCAAGAAAGGCCGTGTGCTGCTGCAAAGCTATCAGCCCGAGAACCCGGTCATTGCGGCGCTTGCTCGCGGCGACCGCGACGGCTTTGCCGAGGCCGAGCTTGAAGGCCGTGCCGCACTCGGCTTTCCGCCCTATGGACGGCTCGCCGCCGTCATCCTGAGCGGTGAGAATGAGCAGAAGCTGAATGAAGTTGCCCGCGCGCTGGCCGGGGTCGTGCCGCATGCGGAAGGTGTCGAAGTCTGGGGCCCGGCTCCTGCTCCGCTCTATCGCCTTCGCGGTACTTACCGGCTGCGCTTTCTCGTCAAGACCACAAGGCGGGTCAGCATTCAGTCCGTGCTTGATGAATGGCTGTCACGGATCAAGATCCCCGCCTCGATCCGTAAGACGGTGGATGTCGACCCCTATACCTTCACCTGAACCCTACCGCCCCGGCTCGCCCGGCCCGACCATCAGATTGATCGCAATCGAGATCCGCTCTCGCGAGCCCTGATAGGGACGCACACTGTGTTTGAGCCATGAAGGGAAGGCGACAATCATCCCGTTTCGCGGCCGGATGCCCTTCACATTCTCCTCCGGCTTTCCGTCCGTCCGTTTAGCCACGATATCGGGTGTGTACATCCGGTTCATTGGAAAGCGGGGGTCGTGGAGAACCAGCTCGCCACCCTGATCCGCGCCATCGCCTTCATAGCCGGTATCGACATAATAGACGACGGACCACAGCGCGCCGGGATGGGCATGCATCTGGTTCGAGGCGCCGGGCGGCGAGACATTCGCCCACATCTCCGCCACCCATCCAAAGCGGCGTTCATCCGGGCTCGACAGCTCAACCGTATGCGGATCACACAGGATACAAGCCCGGCGCCCGAGCGCCTGCGCCGCCTCCCCGCCCCAGGCCATCATGTCGGTCGTTGAATGCCAGCCGAGTGTGTTCGATCGCTCGATCCCCCCGCTTTGCGCGCGGTTCTGCTCGATCACATCTTTCAGCGCCTGATTGAGGGGCTCGCAATCGGGCATATCCCCGATCAGGACAATGGTCGGAAACAGCTCATTGACGCGGGTGTTGAAGCGATCCTCCATCACGCGCCTTCGGGATCATAAAAGGAATCAAAGACGCGCACGGATTTCCAGTTATCCTTCAGCGTCTCGATGAATTTCTGGTGCCGGTCCGTCACCTGATAGGCGTCATGCGCTTCCCTGCTCTCGAAGGCGACCAGCAGCGAGACGTCGAAGACCTGATCATTCACCTCCCGCGCATAGTCCCCGGCCCGCGCACCGACGGAGAAGAAGAGAACCCCTTCGTGCCCGGAGAGATATTCCCGCGCGCCCTCGATCAACGCATTGACCGCCTCGGGGCTTTTGTCCTCCAGCTCGAAGAACACCGCATGTGACATCGCCGTCCGCGTTTCTGCCGGCATCATGACCTCCCTTTTTTGACCTCCTTAGGCGGTCAGACCTGTCCCATCAAATGACGGACGATCACCGTCATGGAGAGGAAGATCCACAGCGTATTGAAGGCAACGAGAGTGGGGAGAAGCTTCTTCATCGACGCCCAGATCAGCGCCACGGACGTGCCGAGCGTCAGCACATGCAGCCACCAGATCTCCACACCGAAGACGAGGCCCGGCACGATCACCGCCGCCTTGGTCGCCCAGGCGAGAAACTCGACCGTGTTATAGCTGGTCCAGTAATCGCGGCGCCCCCACATCTTCATGCAGCCGATGATCGGCCGCCAGCCGACATGGGTGTAGACAATAAGGGTCAGTGTCGCCGCCAACAGCGCGGCAATCAGATACGGGTTGGTCATGAAATGGCCCCGGCAAGAAACGGACCGCTCCTTAGCCTATTGGCGCCCGCCCGCCCAGACAGCGTCCTCGCCTTTGAGGGCCGGGCCGATGATCTCCACCCGGTTGGTCCAGATATAGCCGCCGAAACTATCCGGCACACGGGCGAGCGTTTCGGGGTCATCGATGCCGGGCGTGCCCGGATCGCCGCTGCCATATTCGCCCATCAGGATGATGTCAGATCCCGCAGCCGTCATTCGCGCCTCAAAAGCCCGCGGCCAGCCCCAGGCCAGCCGCGCATGGCTGATCGGCAAAGCGAGCGTCCGGTTGCGGCAATCCGCAGGGACATTCGCAGTCCAACCGGTGAGAAGATAGGATTTGGCGCAGGCCTTCAGCGCGGGCTTGTGAAAATAGCGCAAGCCCGGGAGGGCTTTGAGCGTCTCTTCAATTGGTCCGGGGGCACCGTAAACACCCCAGAGCCGCTCGCGCCATTCGGGATGGGCGACCATGAGAGCTGCAAAGGCCGCGCCTTCCTCGAGGTCATTGCTCTTGAAATTGATCAGAAACTGCCCGTCCGGGAAAGCCTCGAACACTTCTGTCAGGGAGGGGATCATCCCCACCCCCTTGCCGCGAAGAGGGAAGGTCTCCCCGCCATCGGCGGTATAGCCATAGCCCGCATCAAGCGTCTTGATGTAATCAAGGCTTGCGCGGCGGGTCACGCCCTCCCCATCCGTGCGGCAATCAAGCGTCCAGTCATGAAAGACTACGAAATGTCCATCCGTTGTCGGATGGATATCAAGCTCAATGACATCCGCCCCCGCCGCAAAGGAGGCCTCGAATGAGGGAATCGTGTTCTCGATAAAGTCATGCTCGGGCGGGAAGATGCGGGTCGCAGTGCAGGTCTGGTTCGTCAGCCCTTCGCGTGAATAGGTGTGATGGATACCCCGATGGGCGATGATCTTGACGTCTTCGCCGATCGGCTTCGCCAATAGCGAAGCATTCCGTGTCCAGAGGGCCGCGATAATCATCAGCAGCCCGATACCAATGCGGCTCCACATCATCCGCCCTCTTTTTTGTTCCCGAACGGAGGAGAGCAGATCAATGGGGCGGTTTCAGGGCATCTCCGGCTAGCTGATGCCTCTACCGGAGACTTGCTCGCAAGGCGCGCCAGCTGTATCGATAGGCCATGAAGCCCGAAACCATCGATCAATATCATGACGCGCAGGCCAGCGAGGATCAGCAGATCTGCGCGCTCCTCCGTCAGGAGATCGACCGGGCGTTCCCCGATGCCGAAAGCAAGATCTGGCATGGTCATCCGGTATGGTTTCTCGATGGAAATCCCATCACCGGTTACAGCAAGCTGAAAGACAGCGTCCGCCTACTCTTCTGGAGCGGCCAGTCCTTTGAAACGGGCGGTCTGTCCGTGGAAGGAAAATTCAAGGCCGCCGAGAAGCGCTACACTTCTTCAAGTGAGATCGATACAGTGGAACTGCGAGGGTGGCTTGGTGAGGCTCGTGATATTCAGTCGGACTACAAGAACCTCGTGAAGCGCAAAGGCCGCCTCGAGCGCCTGAAGTAAGCGCTGTGCGAGGATAGGTTACTCTCGATTTCTCCGCTCATGCCCGCGAAGGCGGGCATCTGCCTCTGATGCGCCTCTCACTCATATTCGGCACGCACAAAGATGAACTCAACCTTCGTCACTCAAGACCAGATCCCCGCCTTCGCGGGGATGAGCAGGCGAAGAGATAGAGATAAGAAACTAAGGAACATAAATCAGACCCGCTTCAAACTCATATCCTCCGGATACTTCATACACACGGACATGAAGAACCAGGTCACTCGTATTACCCTGAACAGTTATCAGATCGACCAGCACTTGCCAGTAATCTCGTTCCCATACGTATATTGAAGTTTCCCATGCACGGTCGGAAAGTGGGCCAATCAGCTCAGGATAGGCCTGCAGATTGCCACTATTATATGTGAGTGTCTCGGCATCGATTGGTCTTATGCCATCTCCGGCCGCCGCCTTACCTTTCGCGTATAAATCGGCGATTTTCTTGAGAGTAGATCGCCAAAGGCTTGGGACCGCTTGTTCTTTTTCCGGTAATTTTTCGACGGCGACGTCAGACATAAGGAGCCATCAAAACGGCAGTTTCATGCCCGGGGGAAGCGGCAGGCCGTCGGTCATCGATTTCATCTGCTCCGCAGACGCTGTTTCGAGTTTTGACTTCGCGTCATTGATCGCGGCGGTGACGAGGTCTTCGAGGACTTCCTTATCCTCTTCCTTGAACATCTCCGGCGATATTTCGACCCTCGAGGCATAACCCTTGCCGTTAAGCACCACACGAACGAGACCGGCGCCAGCCGTGCCCTCGGCCTCCATCGATGCAATCTTCTGCTGCATCTCTTCCATTTTCTGCTGCAGGCCTTGCGCCTGTTTCATCATGTCGCCGAAATTCTTCATCATGATCAGTACTCCTTATATTCCTGCGGCATGATCGGAATATCCGTATCATCGGGTTTCGCCCCCGCCGCGGTCAGCATCATGTGGATCTGCCCCCGGTGATGGGTGGCATGGTTAAAGACATGAACGATCAGGGGCGCTTTCGGGTTCGAAAGCTCTCCATAAGAGATCGATTTATAGGTCAGCACACCGTCAATATCGCCTTGCGTCATGCCATCGGCCCAGTCACGGATGACGCCATCAAGCTCGCGCCGCTGACCCACAAACTCGTCCCAGTCGATATGCGCCTGCGCATCCGCGAAGCTCGTGATCTTCGGTGCCTCAACGACCCCGAAGCGGGCAAGCCAGAGGAAATCCGCCCAGTAGATATGCCGGAAGGTCGCGCCGATCGACCCCCAGAAGGCACCTCGCTCCGCCCACCGATCTTCATCCGTGAGAGTTGAGGCGGCTTTGACGAGGCTGTCATTTTGCCAGTGATTATAGCGCGCCATCATCTGCGCATATTCAGGGGTGATCATTCATCACTATCCTTGGGGGCCCCTTTCAACGGGCGGACGGCCGAAATCTTCGCGCCGGGGAAAGCCTCGAACGCGGCTTTGACCAGCGGGTGGGCGTGAAGCTGTTCATCGCGTTCCATACGGAGGGTTTTGACGCCGCCCGGATCCTTGACGATGGAAATCATCCAGGGGCGGTCCGTCCAGTCCTTCAGCGCCGTCGTCAGCCGCCCGGTCAGGGATTGGGGCGCGTCTTTCGTCACCGCGACATCAAGCCGGCCGTCCTCGATATGGACGGGGATCAGGCAGGTCTCGATCAGGGTCCTCAGCTCCGCATCGCGGTGCTGTTCAGCAAGCCGCGCGATCTCAAGCAGGCTGGTGATGCCGGGATCAGCAGATTGTTGCGCAACCGGAACAGCCCTTGCTTCGACTGAGGCTTGGGGCGCGAGCGCGGCCTGCGCACCGCCCCCGCCACGCGGGGCCGCAGGGGCCGGGCTTTGCGTGCCGCCTCCGGTGCCTGAGCCTTCACCAAGCGCCTTCAGCGCTTCTTCGGGCGTCGGCTGGGCCGCTGCATAGGCCACGCGGATAAGACCAATCTCGGCTGCCGCTGCCGCATCGGGCGCCGCCAGCGTCTCCTCCAGCGCCTTCATCAGGAGCGACCAGCAGCGGGTCAGCGCCGGGAGCGGCACGGATTTAGAGAGCGCAATGGCGCGGTCCGCATCCGCCTCTCCTGCCTGGCCATGACGCGCGGCGGCCTCCCCCGCCGCCGTCGTGCGGGTCAGAAGATGCGTCATGTCGAGCAGATCGCGCAGGACCGCCGAAGGGTCCGCGCCTGCATCATATTGCTCCCGGAACAATCCAAGCGCGGTCGCGGTTTCGCCCTTCATTGCGGCCTCGAGCAGGGCCCAGGTCTGGGTCCGGTCAACGAGCCCCAGCATGTCGCGGACATCCGACGCACTGATCGCCTCGCCCGCTTTCTGGACCAGCGCCTGATCAAGCAAAGAGAGCGCATCACGCACCGAGCCTTCAGCGGCCTGCGCGATCATGAACAGCGCCTCACGCGCAATCGCGGCGCCTTCCTTCTCGGCGATCCCGGCGAGGTGTCCCGTCAATG
Protein-coding regions in this window:
- a CDS encoding DUF7668 domain-containing protein — protein: MSDVAVEKLPEKEQAVPSLWRSTLKKIADLYAKGKAAAGDGIRPIDAETLTYNSGNLQAYPELIGPLSDRAWETSIYVWERDYWQVLVDLITVQGNTSDLVLHVRVYEVSGGYEFEAGLIYVP
- a CDS encoding DUF1801 domain-containing protein; the encoded protein is MKPETIDQYHDAQASEDQQICALLRQEIDRAFPDAESKIWHGHPVWFLDGNPITGYSKLKDSVRLLFWSGQSFETGGLSVEGKFKAAEKRYTSSSEIDTVELRGWLGEARDIQSDYKNLVKRKGRLERLK
- a CDS encoding YbaB/EbfC family nucleoid-associated protein, whose translation is MKNFGDMMKQAQGLQQKMEEMQQKIASMEAEGTAGAGLVRVVLNGKGYASRVEISPEMFKEEDKEVLEDLVTAAINDAKSKLETASAEQMKSMTDGLPLPPGMKLPF
- a CDS encoding DinB family protein, which translates into the protein MITPEYAQMMARYNHWQNDSLVKAASTLTDEDRWAERGAFWGSIGATFRHIYWADFLWLARFGVVEAPKITSFADAQAHIDWDEFVGQRRELDGVIRDWADGMTQGDIDGVLTYKSISYGELSNPKAPLIVHVFNHATHHRGQIHMMLTAAGAKPDDTDIPIMPQEYKEY
- a CDS encoding TIGR02466 family protein codes for the protein MEDRFNTRVNELFPTIVLIGDMPDCEPLNQALKDVIEQNRAQSGGIERSNTLGWHSTTDMMAWGGEAAQALGRRACILCDPHTVELSSPDERRFGWVAEMWANVSPPGASNQMHAHPGALWSVVYYVDTGYEGDGADQGGELVLHDPRFPMNRMYTPDIVAKRTDGKPEENVKGIRPRNGMIVAFPSWLKHSVRPYQGSRERISIAINLMVGPGEPGR
- a CDS encoding glycerophosphodiester phosphodiesterase family protein, which gives rise to MWSRIGIGLLMIIAALWTRNASLLAKPIGEDVKIIAHRGIHHTYSREGLTNQTCTATRIFPPEHDFIENTIPSFEASFAAGADVIELDIHPTTDGHFVVFHDWTLDCRTDGEGVTRRASLDYIKTLDAGYGYTADGGETFPLRGKGVGMIPSLTEVFEAFPDGQFLINFKSNDLEEGAAFAALMVAHPEWRERLWGVYGAPGPIEETLKALPGLRYFHKPALKACAKSYLLTGWTANVPADCRNRTLALPISHARLAWGWPRAFEARMTAAGSDIILMGEYGSGDPGTPGIDDPETLARVPDSFGGYIWTNRVEIIGPALKGEDAVWAGGRQ
- a CDS encoding Dabb family protein gives rise to the protein MMPAETRTAMSHAVFFELEDKSPEAVNALIEGAREYLSGHEGVLFFSVGARAGDYAREVNDQVFDVSLLVAFESREAHDAYQVTDRHQKFIETLKDNWKSVRVFDSFYDPEGA
- a CDS encoding DNA polymerase III subunit gamma/tau; the encoded protein is MSDAASSPEYRVLARKYRPQSFDDLLGHDAMVRTLRNAFDANRIAHAFILTGVRGVGKTTTARIMARALNYETDEIDRPTVDMAVEGKHCRAIAESRHPDVIEMDAASRTGVGDIRELIEGVRYAPIEARTKVYIIDEVHMLSNSAFNALLKTLEEPPPHVKFIFATTEIRKVPVTVLSRCQRFDLRRFDAETLTGHLAGIAEKEGAAIAREALFMIAQAAEGSVRDALSLLDQALVQKAGEAISASDVRDMLGLVDRTQTWALLEAAMKGETATALGLFREQYDAGADPSAVLRDLLDMTHLLTRTTAAGEAAARHGQAGEADADRAIALSKSVPLPALTRCWSLLMKALEETLAAPDAAAAAEIGLIRVAYAAAQPTPEEALKALGEGSGTGGGTQSPAPAAPRGGGGAQAALAPQASVEARAVPVAQQSADPGITSLLEIARLAEQHRDAELRTLIETCLIPVHIEDGRLDVAVTKDAPQSLTGRLTTALKDWTDRPWMISIVKDPGGVKTLRMERDEQLHAHPLVKAAFEAFPGAKISAVRPLKGAPKDSDE